The Pseudomonas iranensis genome includes a window with the following:
- a CDS encoding DUF2789 family protein translates to MELPTELNLTTLFEQLGLPSDEASINDFVEAHPLDPDTKLIDADFWSPQQAQLLKEWLRADGEEAPIVDELNVRLHRGK, encoded by the coding sequence ATGGAACTGCCAACCGAGCTTAACCTGACCACCCTTTTCGAACAGCTGGGCCTGCCCTCGGATGAGGCGTCGATCAATGATTTTGTCGAAGCACATCCGCTGGATCCGGACACTAAACTCATCGATGCCGACTTCTGGTCACCCCAGCAGGCGCAATTACTCAAGGAATGGCTGCGGGCCGATGGCGAAGAAGCGCCGATCGTCGATGAGCTGAACGTCCGTCTGCATCGCGGTAAATAA
- a CDS encoding DUF3995 domain-containing protein, giving the protein MTFVLAQWLVTVFAAIGLMHVYWALGGQWAAAVVVPQVPVSGFVATVRPAFKPSGWLTLAVAAALLIIAALVCMRVGWGVPAVQHKALQWVISAIALLMFARAIGDSNLVGFFKEVKGSRFARLDTWVYSPLCALLGAGLLAVAWV; this is encoded by the coding sequence ATGACCTTTGTGTTGGCTCAATGGCTGGTGACTGTGTTCGCGGCAATCGGCCTGATGCATGTTTATTGGGCGTTGGGTGGGCAATGGGCGGCTGCGGTGGTGGTGCCGCAGGTGCCGGTGTCGGGCTTCGTCGCCACGGTACGCCCGGCCTTCAAGCCCTCAGGCTGGCTGACGCTGGCAGTCGCCGCTGCGCTGCTGATAATTGCCGCGCTGGTTTGTATGCGGGTCGGTTGGGGCGTGCCGGCGGTGCAGCACAAGGCACTGCAATGGGTGATCAGCGCGATCGCGTTGCTGATGTTTGCTCGGGCGATCGGTGATTCGAATCTGGTCGGGTTCTTCAAGGAAGTGAAGGGTTCGCGATTTGCGCGGCTGGATACCTGGGTGTATTCGCCGTTGTGTGCGCTGCTGGGGGCGGGGTTGTTGGCAGTAGCGTGGGTCTGA
- a CDS encoding methyl-accepting chemotaxis protein, which translates to MTRDGSLVAALPAPVLLPKKRWIAPTLQSIALMLLLACMDMAEWSLYLGMPLAILIVWLPRLRSRSAPAAVPVDSASELSALTRDLSYTTSHNALSAAGVAFSVKALANKLESQLDAAAQIVSNAEVMIATEQATSQLSRDALDAASQAHHSSAAGRSELLDSISRMQQLSQRANASRELIEALSVRSDDIQRVTLVIQSIASQTNLLALNAAIEAARAGEHGRGFAVVADEVRGLAARTAAATGEVGEMVADIQQRTAQVVAQIRELSSDLHTGVEQVEHTGQHLENIARLAAGVETQVSEIARGAQTNREQLDALFSAIEQMRSDLAISDQQTRRLAEAAVQMEGQAETISERLAEVGLDDYHQRIYDLAREGASQIAARFEADVEQGRISLDDLFDRSYQMIPGTEPAKFQTRFDRYTDQVLPAIQEPLLARHEGLVFAIACTQQGYVPTHNQAFSQPLTGDVQVDTVYNRTKRKFTDRTGIRCGSHQQPVLLQTYTRDTGELMHDLSVPIMIKGRHWGGLRLGYKPENPR; encoded by the coding sequence TCTACCTCGGCATGCCGCTGGCGATACTGATTGTCTGGCTGCCGCGCCTGCGTTCGCGCAGCGCTCCTGCTGCTGTCCCGGTCGATAGTGCGAGCGAATTGTCCGCACTGACCCGCGATCTTTCCTACACCACCAGTCACAACGCACTGTCAGCCGCCGGGGTGGCGTTCTCGGTCAAGGCGCTGGCGAACAAACTCGAATCGCAACTCGACGCGGCGGCGCAGATCGTCAGCAACGCCGAAGTGATGATCGCCACCGAGCAGGCGACTTCACAGCTCAGTCGCGACGCGCTGGACGCCGCCAGCCAAGCGCATCACAGCAGCGCTGCGGGGCGCAGCGAACTGCTCGACTCGATTTCGCGCATGCAGCAACTCAGTCAGCGCGCCAATGCCAGTCGCGAATTGATCGAGGCCCTGAGTGTGCGCAGCGACGACATTCAGCGGGTGACGCTGGTGATTCAGTCGATTGCCAGCCAGACCAACCTGTTGGCGTTGAACGCTGCGATTGAAGCAGCCCGGGCCGGTGAGCATGGTCGCGGTTTCGCTGTGGTCGCCGACGAGGTGCGCGGACTGGCCGCGCGTACGGCGGCGGCCACGGGTGAGGTCGGTGAGATGGTCGCTGACATTCAGCAGCGCACCGCGCAAGTGGTTGCGCAGATTCGCGAGTTGTCGAGCGATCTGCACACCGGCGTCGAACAGGTCGAGCACACCGGTCAGCATCTTGAGAACATCGCGCGACTTGCCGCCGGAGTGGAAACCCAGGTCAGCGAAATCGCCCGTGGCGCGCAAACCAATCGCGAGCAGCTTGATGCGCTGTTCAGCGCGATTGAGCAAATGCGTAGTGATCTGGCGATCAGCGATCAGCAGACCCGCCGCCTCGCCGAGGCTGCGGTGCAGATGGAAGGGCAGGCGGAAACTATCAGCGAGCGCTTGGCCGAGGTCGGCCTGGATGACTATCACCAGCGCATTTATGACTTGGCGCGCGAAGGTGCGAGCCAGATCGCGGCGCGCTTCGAGGCGGATGTTGAACAGGGGCGGATCAGCCTGGATGACCTGTTCGATCGCAGCTACCAGATGATTCCGGGCACCGAACCAGCCAAATTTCAAACCCGCTTTGATCGATACACCGATCAGGTCTTGCCGGCGATTCAAGAGCCTTTATTGGCGCGTCATGAAGGGCTGGTTTTTGCGATTGCCTGCACGCAGCAGGGTTATGTACCGACGCACAACCAGGCATTCAGCCAGCCATTGACCGGCGATGTGCAGGTCGACACGGTGTACAACCGCACCAAACGCAAATTCACTGACCGCACCGGTATCCGCTGCGGCAGCCATCAGCAACCAGTGCTGTTGCAGACTTACACGCGCGATACGGGTGAGCTGATGCATGATTTATCGGTGCCGATCATGATCAAGGGCCGACACTGGGGCGGGTTGCGTCTGGGCTATAAACCTGAGAATCCGCGCTGA
- a CDS encoding ABC transporter substrate-binding protein — MNGFRRLLAASVATFGLLTSAQSLQAAQAPIHFADLNWESGSLITEVLRVIVEKGYGLPTDTLPGTTITLETALANNDIQVIGEEWAGRSPVWVKAEAEGKVVGLGDTVKGATEGWWVPEYVIKGDPAKGIKPLAPDLRSVTDLKKYKDVFKDPESPGKGRFLNSPIGWTSEVVNKQKLTAYGLQDDYTNFRSGSGAALDAEISSSIRRGKPVLFYYWSPTPLLGKFKLVQLEEPPFDAEAWKTLTDADNPNPKPTRSLASKLSIGVSTPFQKQNPQIAEFFSKVDFPIEPLNKALADMSDKHTAPREAAVAFMKTHPDVWQAWLPKDVADKVTADLK; from the coding sequence ATGAACGGATTTCGACGGTTACTGGCCGCCAGCGTGGCCACCTTTGGTTTGCTGACGTCAGCGCAATCGCTGCAGGCGGCACAGGCGCCGATCCACTTTGCCGACCTGAACTGGGAAAGCGGTAGCCTGATCACCGAGGTGCTGCGGGTGATCGTCGAGAAAGGCTACGGCTTGCCGACCGATACCTTGCCGGGTACCACTATTACCCTTGAGACCGCGCTGGCCAACAATGACATCCAGGTGATTGGCGAGGAGTGGGCCGGGCGCAGTCCGGTCTGGGTCAAGGCCGAAGCCGAGGGCAAGGTCGTCGGTCTGGGCGATACGGTAAAGGGCGCCACTGAAGGCTGGTGGGTGCCGGAATACGTGATCAAGGGCGACCCGGCCAAAGGCATCAAACCGTTGGCGCCGGATCTGCGCAGTGTCACTGATCTGAAGAAATACAAGGACGTGTTCAAGGACCCGGAAAGCCCGGGCAAAGGGCGTTTCCTCAACAGCCCGATCGGCTGGACTTCGGAAGTGGTCAACAAGCAGAAGCTCACGGCGTATGGCTTGCAGGACGACTACACCAACTTCCGCAGCGGTTCCGGCGCTGCGCTGGATGCCGAGATCAGCTCTTCGATTCGTCGCGGCAAACCGGTGTTGTTCTATTACTGGTCGCCGACGCCACTGCTTGGCAAATTCAAACTGGTGCAACTGGAAGAGCCGCCGTTCGATGCCGAGGCGTGGAAGACGCTGACAGACGCCGATAATCCCAATCCGAAACCAACCCGCTCGCTGGCATCGAAACTGTCGATTGGCGTGTCTACGCCGTTTCAAAAGCAGAACCCGCAAATTGCCGAGTTCTTCAGCAAGGTCGATTTTCCCATCGAGCCGCTGAACAAGGCATTGGCGGATATGAGTGACAAGCACACCGCGCCTCGTGAGGCGGCGGTCGCGTTCATGAAGACGCATCCGGATGTGTGGCAGGCGTGGCTGCCCAAGGATGTGGCCGACAAGGTGACGGCTGATCTGAAATAA